In Ipomoea triloba cultivar NCNSP0323 chromosome 15, ASM357664v1, one genomic interval encodes:
- the LOC116005725 gene encoding protein FAR1-RELATED SEQUENCE 5-like, which translates to MVSFDATYSTNRYNMVFVPFTGIDNNKKCVTFGAGLISKENKESYAWLLNAFKRCMGHNPACVITDQDPAMKEVISQIFPDTRHRFCMWHIMTKVNEKVGVKLAKDEIFRRKLNAVVLDETLGREEFEVKWHEIMTEYKLQKDKWLTQLFDVRSNWIEAYFSDVFLGGLMRTTSRSEAENSVFGACINEHGTLLEFFTQFESAIELQRHKQAILDAECESSLPPTKTPLLIEKHATSVYTITMFYDVQTEIFEGCFACKITNKEQTDEKYVYTVKEGHMKIFIVKYVREHMEVKCLCGKFNRVGILCRHAFVVLKDNDAEMIPTKYVLDRWKKNSCIQETSSTGKGGSGRCSREEENSKLASKLCTEFYNYLALSKENTVKMQEMLTFMMENKEKMVTRNAKAQDKSKSSELLETFYGAQTSSIITVKPPQLSKNKGSGKRLKSAREKAVEKKKQDGRKCHYCGQKPARHDSRNCLLNPNSKENLKNKEKA; encoded by the exons ATGGTATCTTTCGATGCTACATACAGCACGAACAG GTACAATATGGTATTCGTGCCATTTACAGGGATTGATAACAACAAGAAGTGCGTCACATTTGGAGCAGGACTCATCTCAAAGGAAAACAAAGAATCATATGCGTGGCTGTTGAATGCATTCAAGCGGTGTATGGGGCACAATCCTGCATGCGTAATAACAGACCAAGACCCAGCAATGAAGGAAGTAATATCCCAGATTTTCCCGGATACACGCCACCGTTTTTGTATGTGGCACATCATGACGAAAGTAAATGAAAAGGTGGGAGTGAAACTAGCCAAGGATGAAATATTCCGGAGAAAATTAAATGCAGTGGTGTTGGATGAAACGTTGGGTCGTGAAGAGTTTGAGGTCAAGTGGCACGAAATAATGACAGAATATAAGCTACAAAAAGACAAATGGTTGACACAATTGTTTGATGTGAGATCGAATTGGATAGAGGCGTACTTCAGTGACGTTTTTTTGGGTGGGCTAATGCGAACAACATCACGATCCGAGGCAGAGAACAGCGTATTTGGGGCATGTATCAATGAGCACGGAACATTGCTAGAGTTTTTCACACAATTTGAAAGTGCGATTGAATTGCAGCGTCACAAGCAAGCAATATTAGATGCAGAGTGTGAATCGTCACTCCCACCCACAAAGACACCATTGCTGATTGAGAAGCACGCAACCTCTGTGTACACAATTACCATGTTTTATGATGTGCAGACGGAGATATTCGAAGGTTGTTTTGCATGCAAAATCACAAACAAGGAACAAACAGATGAGAAGTATGTGTATACGGTCAAGGAAGGGCACATGAAGATTTTCATAGTGAAATACGTAAGAGAACATATGGAAGTAAAGTGTTTATGTGGGAAGTTCAACAGGGTTGGGATTTTGTGTAGGCACGCTTTTGTAGTGCTAAAGGACAATGACGCTGAGATGATTCCAACAAAGTACGTACTTGACAggtggaaaaaaaattcatgtaTACAGGAAACAAGCAGTACAGGCAAAGGAGGAAGTGGCAGATGCAgtagagaagaagaaaatagcAAACTAGCATCAAAACTGTGTACAGAGTTCTATAACTACTTGGCACTTTCGAAGGAGAACACAGTAAAGATGCAAGAAATGCTGACCTTTATGatggaaaacaaagaaaaaatggtgACTAGGAATGCAAAGGCACAGGACAAAAGCAAGAGTAGTGAGCTATTGGAAACATTTTATGGGGCACAGACAAGCAGTATCATAACAGTCAAGCCACCACAACTGTCAAAAAACAAAGGAAGCGGTAAGCGATTGAAGAGTGCACGTGAAAAAGCGGTAGAAAAAAAGAAGCAAGACGGACGAAAATGCCATTACTGTGGTCAAAAACCAGCACGTCACGACTCTCGTAACTGCCTATTGAACccaaattcaaaagaaaatctGAAGAACAAGGAGAAAGCATAG